In one Bradyrhizobium sp. 4 genomic region, the following are encoded:
- a CDS encoding acyltransferase family protein has protein sequence MSHSTAAAPVSERLHALDAVRGGALLLGIVLHATLSFVPASPRFWIIQDTHPSVTLGLLSFTIHVFRMTTFFLMAGFFARMSFHRRGSWGFVRDRLQRIGLPLVIGWPLVFMPIALIVIWASHFPNGGPIHPTSGWLPALPKFPLTHLWFLYVLLELYVATLLLRSAMVWLDVSGTLRMVFDRVFARIMRNPLAPLVLAIPIGIAFCLDPRWINVMGVRTPDQSLVTNAQAWIGFGTAFGIGWLLHRQVDLLRLIERRWLTHVLLALFLILVSFAVSGVMLSLPVAPKLPVSFATLRLISAILYASAIWVSTFAVLGLALRFMSGFSRTWRYLADASYWLYLIHLPIVMALQVALSQLDWPGLTKFAIILLVALPPMLASYHLLVRFTFIGVVLYGRRAEKRLLPQGGIATA, from the coding sequence ATGTCCCACTCGACCGCCGCCGCCCCTGTGTCGGAGAGGCTCCATGCTCTGGACGCAGTCAGGGGTGGCGCGCTGCTGCTCGGCATCGTCCTGCACGCGACATTGTCGTTTGTGCCGGCCTCGCCCCGGTTCTGGATCATTCAGGATACCCATCCAAGCGTTACTCTGGGTCTGCTGTCCTTTACCATCCACGTCTTCCGGATGACGACCTTCTTCCTGATGGCCGGCTTCTTTGCCCGCATGAGCTTTCACCGCCGGGGGAGCTGGGGCTTCGTCAGGGACAGGCTGCAGCGGATCGGCCTGCCGTTGGTGATCGGCTGGCCGCTCGTGTTCATGCCGATAGCTCTGATCGTGATCTGGGCATCTCACTTTCCAAATGGCGGTCCGATCCACCCCACGTCCGGCTGGCTGCCGGCATTGCCTAAGTTCCCCCTGACCCACCTCTGGTTTCTGTATGTGCTGCTGGAGCTCTATGTCGCGACGCTGCTGCTGCGCAGTGCAATGGTCTGGCTTGATGTATCAGGGACGCTGCGCATGGTGTTTGACCGTGTCTTCGCGCGGATCATGCGAAATCCGCTGGCTCCCCTGGTTCTGGCAATACCGATCGGCATCGCCTTCTGCCTCGATCCACGATGGATCAACGTGATGGGCGTGAGGACGCCGGATCAATCGCTCGTCACCAACGCGCAGGCCTGGATCGGCTTCGGCACCGCATTCGGCATCGGCTGGCTCCTGCATCGGCAGGTCGATCTGCTGCGGCTCATCGAGCGACGCTGGCTGACGCATGTCCTGCTCGCGCTCTTCCTGATCCTGGTCAGCTTCGCGGTGTCAGGCGTGATGCTGTCGTTGCCTGTCGCGCCGAAACTGCCGGTCAGCTTCGCCACGCTCAGGCTGATCTCCGCCATCCTCTATGCATCGGCGATTTGGGTTTCCACATTCGCGGTCCTCGGCCTCGCCCTCCGCTTCATGTCAGGCTTCAGTCGGACGTGGCGCTACCTCGCCGATGCATCCTACTGGCTCTATCTGATCCACCTGCCGATCGTGATGGCGCTGCAGGTCGCGCTGTCGCAGCTCGACTGGCCCGGGCTGACCAAGTTCGCGATCATTCTCCTTGTCGCGCTTCCTCCGATGCTTGCGAGCTATCATCTGCTGGTGCGCTTCACCTTTATCGGTGTGGTCCTGTATGGCCGCCGCGCCGAAAAGCGGCTTCTCCCGCAAGGCGGAATTGCGACTGCGTAG
- a CDS encoding DUF2200 domain-containing protein yields the protein MAKHRIYTTSFASVYPLYVAKAEKKGRTKAEVDQVISWLTGYGQKELEAQLEQRTDFETFFAKAPTLNPSRALIKGVVCGVRVEDVKEPTMREIRYLDKLIDELAKGKAMDKILRKSAD from the coding sequence ATGGCAAAACATCGGATCTATACGACGAGCTTCGCAAGCGTTTACCCGCTCTACGTTGCGAAGGCGGAGAAGAAAGGACGCACCAAAGCAGAGGTCGATCAGGTCATCTCCTGGTTGACTGGCTATGGTCAGAAGGAGCTGGAAGCTCAACTGGAACAGCGGACGGACTTTGAGACCTTCTTTGCGAAGGCCCCCACACTCAATCCTTCGCGAGCCCTGATCAAGGGCGTGGTTTGCGGCGTCCGGGTCGAGGATGTCAAAGAGCCGACGATGCGAGAGATCCGCTACCTGGACAAGCTGATCGATGAGCTGGCCAAGGGAAAAGCGATGGACAAGATTTTGCGCAAAAGTGCTGACTAA
- a CDS encoding chaperone NapD, giving the protein MAESKLNRRALITGRVLSAERVISPPGCEIASIIVQARPERLAALEAAITALAGCEIHGRDPRGKLIVVTEAPDSGSLGTLLNTIQSLPDVYSAALVFHAIETA; this is encoded by the coding sequence ATGGCCGAATCCAAACTCAACCGCCGCGCACTGATCACCGGCCGGGTACTCAGCGCCGAGCGCGTCATCTCGCCGCCCGGTTGCGAAATCGCCAGCATCATCGTGCAGGCGCGCCCCGAGCGGCTCGCCGCACTCGAGGCCGCGATCACCGCCCTTGCCGGCTGCGAGATTCACGGCCGCGACCCGCGCGGCAAGCTCATCGTCGTGACCGAGGCGCCTGATTCCGGCAGCCTCGGCACCCTGCTCAACACCATCCAGTCGCTGCCCGACGTCTATTCCGCGGCGCTGGTCTTTCACGCCATCGAAACGGCTTAG
- a CDS encoding helix-turn-helix transcriptional regulator yields the protein MRPRGTPANPAVGDVTPAVLAIGRPDFPDILIDTLRREAGVGHCMVFALSRAGAAHCLLDAGNIPIGGDLGAAYAGQFHQSDPNRDALFEGEARATLVLPAFAPRMYGARYRKMFFVDSGIVDKCATAIWVDDTCFYVNFYRIAVQGRFSDAQRARLEAIAPAISASVARHFQHGSAATTEQSLAALFATRAPLASLTPREQDVCRRILSGFSSEAISQALGISLHSTLTYRKRAYERLGISSQSELFAIVLRLLAGPRGLN from the coding sequence ATGCGCCCTCGCGGGACGCCCGCAAATCCGGCAGTTGGGGATGTCACGCCCGCGGTGCTTGCCATCGGTCGCCCGGATTTCCCTGATATCCTGATCGATACACTGCGCCGGGAGGCCGGCGTCGGCCATTGCATGGTGTTCGCGTTGAGCCGTGCCGGCGCCGCACACTGCCTGCTCGATGCCGGCAACATCCCGATCGGCGGCGATCTCGGCGCGGCCTATGCCGGGCAGTTCCACCAATCCGATCCCAACCGCGATGCGTTGTTCGAAGGCGAGGCCCGCGCGACGCTCGTGCTGCCCGCCTTCGCGCCGCGCATGTACGGCGCCCGCTACCGCAAAATGTTCTTTGTGGATTCCGGCATCGTCGACAAATGCGCGACCGCGATCTGGGTCGACGATACCTGTTTCTACGTCAATTTCTATCGCATCGCTGTCCAGGGCCGCTTCAGCGACGCCCAGCGTGCGCGGCTTGAGGCCATCGCGCCGGCCATCAGTGCGAGCGTGGCACGCCATTTCCAGCACGGCTCGGCGGCGACGACCGAGCAGTCTCTCGCCGCGCTCTTCGCGACGCGCGCGCCGCTCGCCAGCCTCACCCCGCGCGAGCAGGACGTTTGCCGGCGCATCCTCTCGGGCTTCAGCTCCGAGGCGATCTCGCAGGCGCTCGGCATCAGCCTGCATTCGACCCTGACCTATCGCAAACGGGCCTATGAGCGGCTCGGCATCTCGTCACAGAGCGAGCTGTTTGCGATCGTGCTGCGCCTGCTCGCCGGCCCGCGCGGCCTGAACTGA
- a CDS encoding PRC-barrel domain-containing protein — MAALIVAGGVTQALAECQIADARLEEAIQQNPRFRGPANSQAVRDLRSLRDAAFTLRSYGRHDDCERLLANIRELIAGPPMGSLGDNDEEEADKQIAAREPKIRRGATLGSRDKKDAKPLIRIDQLTPGLRTDEMIGAEVRSSDDKIVGEVRNIVFGTKDGRDYAIVASGGFFTTGKDSIVVPIRSLKVTQDRSSFFLPIGKEVMKTVPVMPDQEYKWLSDPAWRANNDALFEKP; from the coding sequence ATGGCTGCGCTGATCGTTGCCGGGGGTGTCACCCAGGCGCTGGCTGAGTGCCAAATTGCTGACGCAAGGCTGGAGGAGGCCATTCAGCAAAATCCCCGGTTTCGAGGACCAGCCAACAGTCAGGCCGTGCGCGACCTTCGGAGTCTAAGAGATGCCGCTTTCACGCTTCGATCTTATGGACGGCATGACGACTGTGAGCGTCTCCTCGCCAACATTCGCGAACTCATCGCGGGGCCGCCGATGGGGTCGTTGGGAGACAACGATGAGGAAGAGGCCGATAAGCAAATTGCTGCTCGTGAACCGAAAATCAGACGCGGAGCGACTTTAGGCAGCCGTGACAAGAAAGACGCCAAACCGTTGATAAGGATCGACCAACTTACGCCCGGTTTGAGGACCGACGAGATGATTGGGGCGGAGGTCCGCAGTTCCGATGACAAGATCGTCGGCGAGGTGCGTAACATCGTCTTTGGCACAAAAGATGGAAGGGACTACGCGATCGTCGCCTCGGGCGGATTTTTCACCACTGGAAAGGATAGCATCGTGGTGCCGATCCGATCTCTGAAGGTTACGCAGGATCGATCAAGCTTCTTTCTTCCCATTGGGAAGGAAGTCATGAAAACGGTGCCTGTGATGCCTGACCAGGAATACAAGTGGCTCTCCGACCCGGCTTGGCGCGCCAATAACGATGCCTTGTTTGAAAAGCCGTAG
- a CDS encoding LLM class flavin-dependent oxidoreductase, whose protein sequence is MKFGIFYELQLPRPWVAGDELSLYQNALSQMELADQLGYDHAWVVEHHFLEEYSHSPSPESFLAAASQRTRNIRLGHGILQLTTNHPARVAERVAVLDLLSNGRCEFGMGESASITELTPFGRDMETKKEVFEEAVAAIFPMFKDAGSEHHGKYFDIPLRNVVPKPVQKPHPPLWMACSQLQTIERAGRHGFGALGFQFVSADAAHAWVHAYYNAMTKRLAKLADYEINPNMALVSFFMCAKTDEEARARADGATFFQFALRFYGASQNRQRPAPYTVNMWDEYNKWKRDNPEAQEAALRGGLIGSPETIRKKLKRFQGSHIDQVILLNQAGKNSHEHICESLELFGREVMPEFQNDPAQAAWKQGVMSGEIKLEEIDTEAFTDRYGKLAVSVGPAKAAAG, encoded by the coding sequence ATGAAGTTCGGCATCTTCTATGAGCTGCAACTGCCACGTCCGTGGGTCGCCGGCGACGAGCTCAGCCTCTACCAGAACGCGCTCTCGCAGATGGAACTGGCCGACCAGCTCGGCTACGACCACGCCTGGGTCGTCGAGCATCACTTCCTCGAAGAGTACTCGCACTCGCCCTCGCCGGAATCGTTTCTCGCAGCCGCAAGCCAGCGCACCAGGAACATCCGGCTCGGCCACGGCATCCTCCAGCTCACCACCAACCATCCGGCGCGGGTCGCCGAGCGCGTCGCGGTGCTCGACCTGCTCTCGAACGGGCGCTGCGAATTCGGCATGGGCGAGAGCGCATCCATCACCGAGCTCACACCGTTCGGCCGCGACATGGAGACCAAGAAAGAGGTGTTCGAGGAGGCCGTCGCCGCGATCTTCCCGATGTTCAAGGACGCGGGCAGCGAGCATCACGGCAAGTATTTCGACATCCCCTTGCGCAACGTCGTGCCGAAACCGGTGCAGAAGCCGCATCCGCCATTGTGGATGGCCTGCTCGCAACTACAGACCATCGAGCGCGCCGGCCGCCACGGCTTTGGCGCGCTCGGCTTCCAGTTCGTCAGCGCGGATGCCGCGCATGCCTGGGTGCACGCCTATTACAACGCCATGACCAAGCGTCTCGCCAAGCTCGCCGACTACGAGATCAACCCGAACATGGCGCTGGTGTCGTTCTTCATGTGCGCGAAGACGGACGAGGAGGCCCGCGCCCGCGCCGACGGCGCCACCTTCTTCCAGTTCGCGTTGCGCTTCTACGGCGCCTCACAGAACCGCCAGCGTCCGGCGCCCTACACCGTCAACATGTGGGACGAGTACAACAAGTGGAAACGCGACAACCCGGAGGCGCAGGAGGCGGCGCTGCGCGGCGGCCTGATCGGCTCGCCCGAGACCATCCGCAAGAAGCTGAAGCGTTTCCAGGGCTCGCATATCGACCAGGTCATTTTGCTCAACCAAGCGGGCAAGAACAGCCACGAGCACATCTGCGAATCGCTGGAGCTGTTCGGCCGCGAGGTGATGCCGGAATTCCAGAATGATCCGGCGCAGGCGGCCTGGAAGCAGGGCGTCATGAGCGGCGAGATCAAGCTCGAGGAAATCGACACCGAGGCCTTCACCGACCGCTACGGCAAGCTCGCGGTCAGCGTGGGGCCGGCGAAGGCGGCGGCGGGGTAG
- a CDS encoding helix-turn-helix domain-containing protein → MTATGLSAIDLGLRGAASGVFLLIVLVALLRRAIGQQALLGIAMCAGGMFYAIATAPNLPKTAWWWVLPILSAQPAVFWLWARAAFDDDFVLRRWHGALWLSIVAFGFAITLGWANWPALAGAGGRVLALATLVLALAAAVQTVKTWRADLVARRRRLRLAMLAINVVLIATVGVAGFAAIPVAVPGAPGSLPTALGLFVVAMLAGLGLFSAPAMAVDDATAAIASGEAGRQAPAADRAAAGRVVVDPILLRRLDHLMTVERSYRQEGLAIGALAARLDVPEHRLRQAINEGLGHRNFNAFLNRYRIEDARLALSDVTQRDVPVLTIAMDAGFQSIGPFNRAFKAETGMTPTEFRREALSRPESAELSQPRREIG, encoded by the coding sequence GTGACTGCGACAGGGCTGTCGGCGATCGATCTCGGACTTCGCGGCGCAGCGAGCGGCGTGTTCCTGTTGATCGTTCTCGTGGCCTTGCTGCGTCGTGCGATCGGCCAACAGGCTTTGCTGGGCATCGCGATGTGCGCAGGCGGCATGTTCTATGCGATCGCGACGGCGCCCAACCTCCCCAAAACGGCTTGGTGGTGGGTATTACCGATCCTGTCCGCGCAGCCTGCGGTCTTCTGGCTGTGGGCGCGCGCGGCGTTCGACGACGATTTCGTGCTGAGGCGTTGGCACGGCGCCCTGTGGCTGAGCATCGTGGCTTTCGGGTTTGCGATCACGCTGGGCTGGGCGAACTGGCCCGCTTTAGCCGGCGCAGGCGGGCGAGTCCTGGCTTTGGCCACCCTGGTGTTGGCCCTCGCTGCCGCGGTTCAGACGGTCAAGACCTGGCGCGCCGATCTGGTCGCGCGGCGACGCCGACTGCGGCTGGCGATGCTTGCGATCAATGTCGTGCTCATCGCGACCGTCGGCGTCGCCGGCTTCGCCGCAATTCCCGTCGCGGTTCCCGGTGCGCCCGGCAGTCTCCCGACCGCGCTCGGGCTGTTCGTGGTGGCCATGCTTGCCGGCCTCGGCCTGTTCAGCGCGCCGGCGATGGCCGTCGATGACGCCACGGCCGCGATCGCATCCGGCGAGGCGGGGAGGCAAGCCCCGGCCGCCGACCGCGCCGCCGCGGGGCGGGTCGTCGTCGACCCGATCCTGCTGCGGCGCCTCGACCATCTGATGACGGTGGAGCGAAGCTACCGCCAGGAAGGCCTCGCGATCGGAGCGCTTGCGGCGCGGCTCGATGTTCCCGAGCATCGGCTGCGCCAGGCGATCAACGAAGGGCTGGGCCATCGCAACTTCAATGCGTTCCTCAACCGCTACCGTATCGAGGACGCCAGGCTGGCGCTGTCCGACGTGACGCAGCGGGATGTCCCGGTGCTGACCATCGCCATGGATGCGGGCTTCCAGTCGATCGGACCTTTCAATCGCGCGTTCAAGGCCGAAACCGGCATGACCCCGACCGAATTCCGGCGCGAGGCGCTGAGCCGGCCCGAGAGCGCTGAACTCAGCCAACCGCGCCGCGAAATCGGCTAG
- a CDS encoding response regulator — protein sequence MALATSTIRVLVVEDETFIRMDVVDVLRAAGFEVLEAPGADEAIQMLERNSDVRLVFTDIDMPGSMNGLKLAAAVRDRWPPVRIVATSGHVKIRAGDLPADARFIPKPYQPVQIIDAIRELTSAA from the coding sequence ATGGCGTTGGCTACTTCAACCATCCGAGTCCTTGTTGTCGAAGATGAAACATTCATTCGTATGGACGTAGTTGACGTGCTCCGCGCGGCCGGATTTGAAGTGCTAGAGGCACCCGGCGCCGACGAGGCCATTCAGATGCTCGAACGCAACTCTGATGTCCGCCTTGTATTCACGGACATCGATATGCCGGGTTCAATGAACGGTTTGAAATTGGCGGCGGCTGTCAGGGACCGCTGGCCGCCAGTCAGGATCGTTGCAACCTCGGGCCACGTCAAAATACGAGCCGGTGATCTTCCGGCGGACGCCCGGTTTATCCCCAAGCCCTACCAGCCGGTGCAAATCATCGACGCGATCCGCGAGCTGACCAGCGCGGCGTAA
- the napE gene encoding periplasmic nitrate reductase, NapE protein, whose protein sequence is MSAPDDATSRVRRKRMEIFAFLFLTAIVMPVLAVGTVGSYGLGVWIYQMFAGPPGPPPSPH, encoded by the coding sequence ATGTCGGCCCCTGACGACGCGACTTCGCGCGTGCGCCGTAAGCGCATGGAGATTTTCGCTTTCCTGTTCCTGACCGCGATCGTGATGCCCGTCCTCGCGGTCGGAACGGTCGGCTCCTACGGGCTCGGCGTCTGGATCTACCAGATGTTCGCCGGCCCTCCCGGCCCGCCGCCCTCCCCGCATTGA
- a CDS encoding histidine kinase dimerization/phosphoacceptor domain -containing protein, producing the protein MPSEPRLVSGMASDASLDRQDELPYRRRQQALLREFGTAALQTRDFRQILQHAAELSARGLGCSYAKVLEYLPDEKRLIVRAGIGWPARTVDHVTLGADIESPAGFAYQTGQSVISNHLQEETRFRTPALLAKHGIKRAINVLIRRGGEGDVPFGVLEADSHDPGQFDDADADFLAGFAGLLGIAIERQHADAKLQEALEHEALLTREMSHRVKNSLTSVVGLLRVQARGSDSVDVKHALENAAMRVASIAEVHDHLWRGSKVGFVDLADFVEHLCRNLQSSAPEHRLQYRSDPIVISADKAIPLGLLVNELVTNAIKYAYVDGPGVIAVDAREIDGHLLVEISDQGAGLPDGFDINQPRKSLGFRVVSGLVRQLMGELTISTNIPRGALFTIRLPLDLPEQSLNAS; encoded by the coding sequence ATGCCCTCCGAACCGAGGCTGGTTTCAGGAATGGCCTCCGATGCCTCCCTCGATCGCCAGGATGAGCTTCCATACCGTCGCCGCCAACAGGCTCTCCTCAGGGAGTTCGGTACGGCTGCACTGCAAACCCGTGACTTCAGGCAAATTCTTCAGCATGCGGCAGAACTCAGTGCTCGCGGTCTGGGATGCTCATACGCCAAGGTTCTGGAATATCTTCCCGACGAGAAGCGTTTGATCGTGCGTGCCGGGATCGGCTGGCCCGCGAGGACAGTAGATCACGTAACGCTCGGTGCTGATATCGAATCGCCCGCGGGCTTTGCCTACCAGACCGGCCAATCGGTCATCTCCAATCACTTGCAGGAAGAGACACGTTTCCGGACGCCGGCGCTTCTGGCCAAGCATGGCATCAAACGTGCGATCAACGTGCTTATCAGGCGAGGTGGCGAGGGCGACGTGCCGTTCGGTGTTCTCGAGGCCGATAGTCACGATCCCGGACAATTCGACGACGCTGATGCGGATTTCCTGGCTGGTTTCGCAGGCCTGCTCGGCATCGCGATTGAGCGCCAACACGCCGACGCCAAGCTTCAGGAAGCTCTTGAGCACGAAGCATTGCTCACGCGTGAGATGAGTCATCGCGTCAAGAACAGCCTCACCTCAGTCGTTGGCCTGCTACGTGTGCAAGCACGTGGGTCGGATTCCGTCGATGTGAAGCACGCATTGGAAAACGCCGCCATGCGCGTCGCTTCGATCGCGGAAGTGCATGATCATCTCTGGCGCGGCAGCAAGGTCGGATTCGTCGATCTTGCCGATTTCGTCGAGCATCTTTGCAGAAATCTTCAGAGTTCGGCGCCGGAACACAGGCTTCAATATCGTTCGGATCCCATCGTCATATCCGCGGACAAGGCCATTCCTCTGGGCTTGCTGGTGAACGAGCTCGTCACAAACGCGATTAAATATGCCTATGTCGATGGGCCGGGTGTCATCGCTGTAGACGCCCGCGAGATCGACGGACATCTGCTGGTCGAAATCTCCGATCAGGGCGCAGGGCTACCCGACGGGTTTGACATCAACCAGCCGCGGAAGAGTCTCGGATTCCGGGTCGTCAGCGGCCTGGTCAGGCAGTTGATGGGCGAGCTTACGATCTCAACAAATATACCGAGGGGAGCGCTATTCACAATCCGGCTCCCTCTTGACCTGCCCGAACAATCGCTCAATGCGAGCTGA